The following coding sequences lie in one Maribacter forsetii DSM 18668 genomic window:
- a CDS encoding thiazole synthase — MFQIADKKFNSRLFTGTGKFSSSIVMKEAILASESELVTVALKRVDVEDSQDDILRHLDHSHINLLPNTSGVRTAKEAVFAAQLSREALETNWVKLEIHPDPKYLLPDPIETLKAAEELVKLGFVVMPYIHADPVLCKRLEEVGTQCVMPLGAPIGSNKGLKTQEFLEIIIDQTNVPVIVDAGIGAPSHAAYAMELGADAVLVNTAIAVSQNPVEMGKAFKMAVAAGRMAYEAKLAPVVHKKAEASSPLTSFLN; from the coding sequence ATGTTTCAGATAGCGGACAAAAAGTTTAACTCCAGATTGTTTACGGGAACGGGAAAATTCAGTTCATCTATCGTAATGAAAGAAGCTATATTGGCTTCTGAGAGCGAGTTGGTCACCGTTGCCCTTAAACGTGTAGATGTTGAAGATAGTCAAGATGATATTTTACGGCATTTAGATCATTCACATATCAATTTACTACCGAATACATCGGGAGTACGTACAGCAAAAGAAGCGGTATTTGCTGCACAGTTATCTCGTGAGGCTTTAGAGACCAACTGGGTGAAATTAGAAATTCATCCGGATCCAAAATACCTACTCCCCGACCCTATTGAGACACTAAAAGCTGCTGAGGAACTTGTGAAATTAGGATTCGTAGTCATGCCCTACATACATGCAGATCCCGTGTTGTGCAAACGTCTTGAAGAAGTAGGAACACAATGTGTAATGCCATTGGGTGCCCCTATCGGAAGTAACAAGGGCTTAAAAACACAAGAGTTTTTGGAGATCATCATTGACCAAACCAATGTTCCCGTAATTGTAGATGCCGGTATAGGAGCGCCTTCACATGCTGCATATGCGATGGAATTAGGTGCAGATGCAGTGTTGGTCAACACGGCGATAGCTGTTTCCCAGAATCCCGTTGAAATGGGTAAAGCGTTTAAAATGGCGGTAGCTGCCGGCAGAATGGCGTATGAAGCAAAGTTGGCTCCGGTAGTCCACAAAAAAGCGGAAGCCAGTAGTCCGTTAACCAGTTTTTTGAATTAA
- a CDS encoding nucleoside 2-deoxyribosyltransferase domain-containing protein produces the protein MMYTSNDILPINKKNQRSIFLAGSMDHKQEGSWREEIIAEFGTNDIFDPTNTHHDELNTEQMKHHIVWELGALQQSDLILLNFLKESKSPISLVELGMYVTSNKLIFICPKEFYKSDYVHTLCNKYNTPIFNTLNEAKTLLKNSI, from the coding sequence ATGATGTATACATCTAACGACATACTCCCAATAAATAAAAAGAACCAGCGTTCTATTTTTCTAGCAGGTAGTATGGATCATAAGCAGGAGGGGAGTTGGAGAGAAGAGATTATTGCCGAGTTCGGCACAAATGACATCTTTGACCCTACAAACACACATCATGATGAATTGAACACTGAGCAAATGAAGCATCACATTGTGTGGGAGTTAGGTGCTTTACAGCAATCGGATTTAATACTATTAAATTTTCTAAAAGAATCCAAATCACCAATTTCTTTAGTAGAATTAGGTATGTATGTAACCTCTAACAAGCTTATCTTCATCTGCCCGAAAGAATTTTACAAAAGCGATTATGTGCATACCCTTTGCAATAAGTACAACACACCAATTTTCAATACCCTCAACGAAGCAAAAACACTATTAAAAAACAGCATTTAA
- a CDS encoding phosphotransferase — protein sequence MQLTANINIELLSTFLTKEGILGDGEKVESTEKPGEGNMNVVLRVRTNQRTFIAKQSRPFVQKYQDIPAPIDRISVEHQFYQTIEKGTIDEHLPKVLGFLSKEHLLFLEDLGDSEDFSFVYNTREISKRHIEQLTSIARGIHESTLTSSYPENIELRKLNHQHIFVLPFLEENGFSLDDVQEGLQALSLPLKQDLLLKEKIAVLGKLYLTTTGGVLLHGDYYPGSWMCKQDEIFVLDPEFSFLGFAEFDLGVMAAHLFMATGNTSILEEVIEGYQRPINKSLMREFAGMEVLRRLIGLAQLPLKRSLEEKKTLLSTARSWVVGG from the coding sequence ATGCAATTAACAGCTAATATTAACATAGAACTTTTGAGTACCTTTTTGACGAAGGAAGGTATTTTAGGGGATGGTGAAAAGGTAGAAAGCACCGAAAAACCAGGAGAAGGGAATATGAACGTTGTGTTACGTGTACGTACTAATCAACGAACTTTTATAGCAAAACAGTCTAGACCTTTTGTACAGAAATATCAAGATATTCCGGCACCTATAGATCGTATTTCAGTAGAGCATCAATTTTATCAGACTATTGAAAAAGGAACAATAGACGAACATTTACCAAAAGTACTAGGATTTCTTTCTAAAGAACACCTATTATTTCTAGAAGATTTAGGTGATAGCGAAGATTTTTCTTTTGTGTATAATACACGAGAAATCTCTAAAAGGCATATAGAACAATTAACGTCTATAGCTAGGGGAATTCATGAAAGTACACTTACAAGTTCTTACCCTGAAAACATAGAATTACGTAAACTAAACCATCAACACATATTTGTACTGCCTTTTTTAGAAGAAAACGGTTTCTCTTTAGATGATGTACAAGAAGGTTTACAGGCTTTATCATTACCACTAAAGCAAGATTTGCTATTAAAAGAAAAAATAGCTGTTCTTGGAAAATTGTATTTGACTACAACAGGTGGCGTATTGCTACATGGCGATTATTACCCTGGCAGTTGGATGTGTAAACAAGATGAAATATTTGTTTTAGATCCCGAGTTTAGTTTTTTAGGGTTCGCAGAATTTGATCTAGGAGTCATGGCGGCTCATCTTTTTATGGCAACAGGTAATACTAGTATATTAGAAGAAGTCATAGAAGGTTATCAACGCCCAATAAATAAATCACTAATGCGAGAATTTGCGGGTATGGAGGTTTTACGTCGTTTAATAGGTTTAGCTCAATTACCATTGAAACGTTCACTAGAAGAGAAGAAAACCTTACTTAGCACAGCCCGATCTTGGGTAGTGGGTGGCTAG
- a CDS encoding NUDIX hydrolase encodes MQQSIKLSVDAVVFGYESETISVLLIKRKYEPFKGKWAIPGGFVLNTESLEEAVERELKEETGIKINYLEQLYTFGNPERDPRNRVVSVAYFGLIKPSAFKLLASTDAEEAQWFHINNLPQLSFDHAEILKLAITRLQAKITYEPIGFELLDTKFPFSDLEKLYTTLLGRDVDRRNFRKKILSLNVLDELDEKVSKGSGRPANLFMFNKSRYFKLKKEGIIFEI; translated from the coding sequence ATGCAACAATCTATCAAGCTTTCTGTAGATGCTGTCGTTTTTGGTTATGAATCTGAAACGATATCTGTTTTACTCATCAAACGAAAATATGAGCCTTTTAAAGGAAAATGGGCTATTCCCGGCGGATTCGTTTTAAACACGGAGTCTTTAGAAGAAGCGGTAGAGCGGGAGCTGAAGGAGGAAACGGGAATCAAAATTAATTACCTAGAACAACTATACACCTTTGGCAACCCGGAAAGAGACCCTAGAAATAGAGTGGTTTCCGTTGCGTATTTTGGGTTAATAAAACCGAGCGCTTTCAAATTATTGGCTTCCACAGATGCTGAAGAGGCACAGTGGTTTCACATCAACAACTTGCCTCAACTATCTTTTGATCATGCCGAAATTTTAAAACTTGCCATTACAAGGTTACAGGCAAAGATTACCTATGAACCTATCGGCTTTGAATTGTTGGACACCAAATTTCCGTTTTCAGACTTAGAAAAATTGTATACTACATTATTGGGTAGGGACGTAGATAGACGTAATTTCAGAAAGAAAATCTTAAGCTTGAATGTTTTAGATGAGTTAGACGAAAAAGTTTCTAAAGGTTCTGGCAGACCTGCAAACCTCTTTATGTTCAATAAAAGCAGGTACTTCAAGCTTAAAAAAGAAGGAATCATCTTCGAAATTTAA
- a CDS encoding phosphoribosyltransferase family protein has translation MKYEIKKFKDGQVAAKIIEGGDIHIKIRGNSYEDLFRAAAIKEAWDAENATNKTAIAKLTIFCLIGQRSDRRFNKGESFDLKVICKFINDMKFDSVAILHPHSPISLALIDNSEKISHFDFVEKAYNQIGNPVLVSPDAGAYKTTHEIAEKLNADLVPSNKVRVDGAPVISIQGDVKDKQCLIVDDLADGGRTFKFLAEALKKQGAAKVYLYVTHAQFNYGFDELKETIDHIYCTNSYKDIDDDYVTQYKLASL, from the coding sequence ATGAAATACGAAATTAAAAAATTTAAAGACGGACAAGTAGCTGCTAAAATAATTGAAGGCGGAGATATTCATATTAAAATTAGAGGGAACAGTTATGAAGATTTGTTCAGAGCTGCTGCTATCAAAGAAGCCTGGGATGCTGAAAATGCGACTAATAAAACAGCCATAGCTAAACTCACCATATTTTGCCTAATTGGGCAACGATCAGATAGACGATTTAATAAAGGAGAATCATTCGATTTAAAAGTCATTTGTAAGTTTATCAATGACATGAAGTTTGATTCCGTTGCCATCTTACATCCGCATAGTCCTATTTCATTGGCATTAATTGATAATTCAGAGAAAATATCTCATTTCGATTTTGTTGAAAAAGCATATAACCAAATAGGTAACCCAGTATTAGTGAGTCCAGATGCTGGTGCGTATAAAACGACCCATGAAATTGCCGAAAAACTAAATGCTGATTTAGTACCCTCCAATAAAGTACGGGTAGATGGCGCTCCGGTGATTAGTATACAAGGTGATGTAAAGGACAAACAATGCCTAATTGTTGACGATTTAGCCGATGGAGGCAGAACATTCAAATTTTTGGCGGAAGCTTTGAAAAAACAAGGTGCCGCAAAGGTTTATTTATATGTTACACACGCCCAATTCAACTATGGTTTTGATGAACTCAAAGAAACCATTGACCATATTTATTGCACCAATAGCTATAAGGATATTGATGATGACTATGTTACTCAATATAAACTCGCCAGTCTATAA
- a CDS encoding nicotinate phosphoribosyltransferase, with the protein MNGLLLTDGYKTGHHQQYPRGTEEVYSNWTPRSNKYAPKGCDKVVSFGQQYVFQWLHDYFQDNFFSKPKAQVCNELKEELSLYLGTDYDVTHYEELHDLQYLPIKVKSIIEGVEVPIRVPMVTVVNTDKKFYWITNFLETILSTMLWQPMTSASIALCYKRIFKKWTLQTDKDNLAFIDFQGHDFSMRGMGGLQSAISSGMGHASVFLGSDTLPVISSLRNYYKAEGFVAGSVNATEHSVMCAGTKDDEIGTFRALMNTYPTGILSVVSDTWDLWKVLTEYLPQLKEEVLSRDGKLVIRPDSGDPVDIICGESRELGSNTPKDKGVVELLWDIFGGTVNEQGFKVLDSHIGAIYGDSITTERAEAICQRLSDKGFATTNVVLGIGSFTYQFNTRDTFGFAMKATSVVVNGERREIFKDPITDDGVKKSAKGLVKVELQNGEYVLVDQVTPEEENTGELQVIYEDGQFVNQVNIQEIRERINTNL; encoded by the coding sequence ATGAACGGATTACTATTAACAGACGGATATAAAACAGGACACCACCAACAATACCCAAGGGGAACAGAAGAAGTTTATTCTAACTGGACACCCAGAAGTAATAAATATGCTCCTAAAGGTTGCGACAAAGTGGTTTCATTTGGACAACAATATGTTTTTCAATGGTTACATGATTATTTTCAGGACAACTTTTTTTCTAAGCCAAAAGCACAGGTCTGTAATGAATTGAAAGAAGAGTTATCGCTTTACTTAGGTACAGATTATGATGTTACTCATTATGAAGAATTACATGATTTACAGTATTTACCTATTAAAGTAAAATCAATAATAGAAGGGGTAGAGGTTCCTATTAGAGTACCAATGGTAACCGTTGTAAACACGGATAAAAAATTCTATTGGATTACTAATTTCTTAGAAACCATATTATCTACCATGCTATGGCAACCGATGACTTCGGCTTCTATCGCTTTATGTTACAAACGAATTTTTAAAAAATGGACTTTACAGACCGATAAGGATAATTTGGCTTTTATCGATTTTCAAGGACACGATTTTTCCATGAGAGGTATGGGCGGTTTACAAAGTGCAATATCATCTGGTATGGGTCACGCATCTGTATTCTTAGGGTCAGATACATTACCGGTAATTAGTAGTCTACGTAACTATTATAAGGCTGAGGGTTTTGTTGCTGGTTCTGTAAATGCTACCGAACACTCCGTTATGTGTGCAGGTACAAAAGATGATGAAATAGGTACTTTTAGAGCTTTAATGAACACCTACCCAACAGGAATTTTATCTGTAGTTAGTGATACGTGGGATTTGTGGAAAGTACTGACCGAATACCTTCCACAGCTAAAAGAAGAAGTACTTTCTAGAGATGGTAAATTAGTGATCAGACCAGATAGCGGAGATCCTGTTGATATCATTTGTGGAGAGTCTCGTGAGCTTGGCAGCAACACGCCTAAAGATAAAGGGGTAGTGGAACTTCTTTGGGATATTTTTGGCGGAACCGTCAACGAACAAGGATTTAAAGTATTAGACTCGCATATTGGTGCTATTTATGGTGACAGTATTACCACAGAAAGAGCAGAGGCTATATGTCAACGTTTAAGCGATAAAGGCTTTGCAACCACTAATGTAGTTCTTGGTATTGGTTCTTTTACCTACCAATTTAATACCAGAGATACTTTTGGTTTTGCAATGAAAGCTACTTCTGTAGTGGTAAATGGGGAGCGTAGAGAAATCTTCAAAGATCCTATTACCGATGACGGAGTTAAAAAATCTGCTAAAGGATTGGTAAAAGTGGAGTTACAAAATGGTGAATATGTATTGGTAGATCAAGTAACACCTGAAGAGGAAAATACGGGCGAGCTACAAGTAATCTATGAAGACGGACAGTTTGTGAACCAAGTAAATATACAGGAGATTAGAGAACGAATTAATACCAATCTTTAA
- a CDS encoding Lacal_2735 family protein, with the protein MFGLFKKKSEKEKLQSQYEKLLKEAHTLSTTNRKMSDQKAFEADEIMKKIEMLP; encoded by the coding sequence ATGTTCGGATTATTTAAAAAGAAGTCGGAAAAAGAAAAATTACAATCTCAATATGAAAAGCTGCTGAAAGAAGCTCATACATTGTCTACGACAAACAGAAAAATGAGTGATCAAAAAGCTTTTGAAGCTGATGAAATAATGAAAAAAATTGAAATGCTTCCTTAA
- a CDS encoding thiamine phosphate synthase, with product MIVVIAPEKDIPNEIAILHELFQEGLEYYHLRKPFKDYQQHCDYLDGIDKKYHDRIVVHLHHELINSYNLKGLHFQEQMRIDHIDNPGQYFKKFDMYGKTISSSFHEPKVLEACEFEFDYHLLSPVFSSISKKGYEGKGFDVNAIDKFIVGMGGITDKTIPETVRLGYKGIGILGGIWNMENPVKSFLEIQKQYERSWNEQRKTSLRNTAKDI from the coding sequence ATGATTGTAGTAATAGCACCGGAAAAAGATATACCCAATGAGATAGCCATTTTACATGAGCTGTTTCAAGAGGGCTTGGAGTATTATCATTTAAGGAAGCCATTTAAAGACTATCAACAACATTGTGATTACTTAGATGGTATCGATAAAAAATATCATGATAGAATCGTGGTGCACTTACATCATGAACTGATCAATAGTTACAATCTTAAGGGATTGCATTTTCAAGAGCAAATGCGAATAGATCATATTGATAACCCTGGGCAGTATTTTAAAAAGTTCGATATGTATGGTAAAACCATAAGCTCCTCTTTTCATGAACCAAAAGTTTTGGAAGCATGCGAGTTCGAATTTGATTACCATTTGCTGAGTCCGGTATTTTCATCTATCTCTAAAAAAGGCTATGAAGGCAAGGGTTTTGATGTCAACGCTATTGACAAATTCATAGTGGGTATGGGCGGTATTACCGATAAGACCATACCGGAAACCGTGCGATTGGGTTATAAGGGTATTGGCATTTTAGGCGGAATTTGGAATATGGAAAATCCGGTAAAAAGCTTTTTGGAAATACAGAAACAATATGAACGATCATGGAACGAACAGCGAAAAACATCGCTAAGAAATACAGCAAAAGACATTTAA
- the thiS gene encoding sulfur carrier protein ThiS → MIHIKVNDAPKKIAETTTLEEIIKELDISVNGIAVAVNENIVSKATWGNKTLTENDEVLIIRATQGG, encoded by the coding sequence ATGATACACATAAAAGTAAACGACGCCCCTAAAAAAATAGCAGAAACTACTACGCTAGAGGAAATCATAAAAGAACTGGACATTTCTGTGAACGGTATAGCAGTTGCCGTAAATGAAAACATCGTCTCTAAAGCAACATGGGGAAATAAAACGTTAACCGAGAATGATGAGGTACTGATTATTAGGGCTACACAAGGAGGTTAA
- a CDS encoding nucleoside hydrolase yields MLNKIHWVLSLFVVLITINGCKAQLNQKVEKIPLIIDADTANEVDDLFALVRAIEEPKFNLLAITSAQFHTSPYASDSTVVESQQINERLMSLLNQTDIALPLGSNDPLMANDAPQNSEAAQFIIKRAHEIKDGNKLQLVILGSCTNVASAILLDSTIVPKIQVNYLGFWHDPEVNSYDKNEFNSRNDSIAVNVIMNYPKLKVRVMTATTSQHLVFKKTTVDTQLKGKGGMPDYLVNRWETYQRWWTEKDPEKTEWIMWDVAIIEALAHEEWATLKTFKTPKENVQRNIEVYTNIDVEQMENDFWKHMNQLIK; encoded by the coding sequence ATGTTGAATAAAATACATTGGGTGTTGTCTCTTTTCGTTGTTTTAATAACCATAAATGGATGTAAGGCACAGTTAAACCAGAAGGTTGAAAAAATTCCTCTAATTATAGATGCCGATACTGCAAATGAGGTTGATGATCTTTTTGCCCTTGTTCGTGCTATAGAAGAACCAAAATTTAATTTGTTGGCAATTACATCGGCGCAGTTTCACACCTCGCCATATGCTAGCGATAGTACGGTTGTTGAAAGTCAGCAAATAAACGAAAGGTTAATGAGTCTGTTAAACCAAACAGACATTGCGCTACCCTTGGGTAGTAACGATCCTCTAATGGCAAATGATGCCCCACAAAATTCAGAGGCGGCTCAATTTATTATTAAAAGAGCCCATGAAATAAAAGATGGAAATAAATTACAATTGGTCATTTTAGGATCTTGTACCAATGTAGCCTCTGCTATTTTATTAGATAGTACCATTGTACCTAAAATACAAGTGAATTATTTGGGCTTTTGGCATGATCCAGAAGTAAATAGTTATGACAAGAACGAGTTTAATTCTAGAAATGACAGTATTGCAGTAAATGTAATCATGAATTACCCTAAGCTTAAGGTTAGGGTAATGACGGCAACAACAAGTCAACATCTTGTATTTAAGAAAACAACTGTAGATACGCAATTAAAGGGAAAAGGCGGGATGCCCGATTATTTGGTAAACCGTTGGGAGACTTACCAACGATGGTGGACAGAGAAAGATCCGGAGAAAACAGAATGGATTATGTGGGACGTTGCTATTATTGAGGCCTTGGCCCATGAAGAATGGGCAACCTTAAAAACCTTTAAGACCCCTAAAGAAAACGTACAGCGCAATATTGAAGTATATACGAATATTGATGTTGAGCAAATGGAAAATGATTTTTGGAAACATATGAACCAACTTATTAAATAA
- the thiE gene encoding thiamine phosphate synthase yields the protein MIPTLHYISQGKTPEEHLDHIQKACTAGAELVQLRLKKLPGKVVWETAKKAREITEKYQTRLIINDFYKIAAAVKADGVHLGKTDTCPTVARKELSSWQIIGGTANTLEDCETLIDKNVDYIGLGPFRFTETKENLSPVLGLNGYLTILEELKAEIPVIAIGGIVMDDVTEIMKTCVHGIAVSGEITRNFNTISEFKKLINGGPLDEQRWISEEKRK from the coding sequence ATGATTCCAACATTACATTATATATCACAGGGTAAAACACCAGAAGAGCATTTAGATCATATACAAAAAGCCTGTACGGCAGGAGCGGAATTGGTACAGTTACGACTTAAAAAATTACCTGGTAAGGTGGTATGGGAAACGGCAAAAAAAGCAAGGGAAATCACGGAGAAATATCAAACTAGATTGATAATCAACGATTTTTATAAGATTGCTGCTGCCGTAAAAGCCGATGGTGTTCATTTAGGTAAAACAGATACGTGCCCAACTGTAGCTAGAAAAGAACTTTCTTCTTGGCAGATTATAGGTGGCACTGCCAATACCCTCGAAGATTGTGAAACTTTAATCGATAAGAATGTGGACTATATAGGTCTGGGTCCTTTTCGATTTACGGAGACCAAAGAAAATTTGAGTCCGGTTTTGGGCTTAAACGGTTACTTGACCATATTGGAAGAACTGAAAGCAGAAATACCTGTAATTGCCATAGGTGGCATTGTTATGGACGATGTTACAGAAATAATGAAAACCTGTGTTCATGGTATAGCCGTATCGGGTGAAATAACACGGAATTTCAATACAATATCAGAATTTAAAAAATTGATTAATGGAGGTCCACTTGACGAGCAGCGTTGGATATCCGAAGAAAAAAGAAAATAA
- the thiH gene encoding 2-iminoacetate synthase ThiH produces the protein MGSFKDIFDTYNWDQTLESIFSKTEHDVLRALGNTKRDLEDFKALISPAAKPYLEQMAQLSRQLTKKRFGNTIQMYSPMYLSNECQNICTYCGFSMTNKIPRKTLTNSEILKEVAYIKSKGYDHILLVTGEANRTVGVDYIDNALQLIRSQFANITIEVQPLLQDEYEQLIESGLYAVLVYQETYHRDEYKKHHPKGKKSNFDFRLDTPDRLGKAGIHKIGLGALFGLEDWRADSFFTALHLKYLQKTYWKTKYSISFPRLRPHSGGLEPKVEMTDPDLVQLICAFRLLDEDVELSISTRESEIFRNNIVNLGITSISAESKTNPGGYAVAPESLEQFEISDERPTEEITAMLKSQGLDVVWKDWANNWE, from the coding sequence ATGGGCAGTTTTAAAGACATTTTCGACACCTATAATTGGGACCAAACCTTAGAGAGTATTTTCTCTAAAACCGAGCACGATGTATTACGGGCTTTGGGCAATACGAAAAGAGACCTTGAGGATTTTAAAGCATTGATTTCACCTGCCGCCAAACCGTATTTGGAGCAAATGGCACAGCTAAGCCGTCAATTGACAAAAAAGAGATTTGGGAATACCATACAAATGTATTCGCCCATGTACTTGAGCAATGAGTGCCAGAATATTTGTACCTATTGCGGCTTTAGTATGACGAACAAAATTCCAAGAAAAACCCTAACGAATTCCGAAATCTTAAAAGAAGTAGCTTATATAAAATCTAAAGGCTATGACCATATTCTATTGGTAACTGGTGAGGCTAATAGAACAGTTGGCGTTGATTATATCGATAATGCCTTACAATTGATTCGTTCGCAGTTTGCTAATATTACCATAGAGGTACAACCATTGTTACAAGATGAATATGAGCAATTGATAGAAAGCGGACTCTATGCGGTTTTAGTATATCAAGAAACCTATCATAGAGATGAATATAAAAAACACCATCCGAAGGGTAAGAAATCCAATTTTGATTTTAGACTGGATACTCCCGATCGCTTAGGCAAAGCAGGTATTCATAAAATTGGATTAGGAGCTTTATTTGGGTTGGAAGATTGGCGAGCCGATAGCTTTTTTACAGCCTTGCACTTAAAGTATTTACAGAAGACCTATTGGAAAACGAAGTACTCCATTTCTTTCCCAAGATTACGACCACATTCAGGCGGATTGGAACCGAAGGTTGAAATGACCGATCCTGATCTGGTGCAACTAATCTGTGCCTTCAGATTATTGGATGAAGATGTTGAATTATCCATTTCTACCCGTGAAAGCGAAATCTTTAGAAATAACATTGTCAATTTAGGTATCACCTCAATAAGTGCAGAATCCAAAACTAATCCTGGTGGGTATGCAGTTGCGCCCGAATCTTTAGAACAGTTTGAAATATCTGATGAAAGACCCACGGAAGAAATCACCGCTATGCTAAAATCGCAAGGACTTGATGTGGTTTGGAAAGATTGGGCTAATAATTGGGAATAA
- a CDS encoding NAD(P)/FAD-dependent oxidoreductase yields MNIQDYKIHIVGAGVSGLIAATVLEKNGFSPIILEATERAGGRVKTDIINGYQLDQGFQVLLTAYPAAQKYLNFQSLELQRFLPGAAILKHTKQHVIGDPLRDISLVFSTLFANIGTVADKLKILRLNTKLKNKSLSDIFTTKEQSTISYLTNFGFSADMINDFFKPFFSGIFLEDQLQTSSRMFEFVYKMFGEGDAAVPKGGMEEIPKQLIRQLQNTSIHYNTAVASISEKEILLANGTTLESDFTIVATEPSQLIRNLKNQATEWHSCDTLYFETENRKINKKLIGLLPETNSLINNIFYPTSLETMVSGGKELLSVTVVNNKGLTGKELVKSVQKELSEYCGITSRTFIKHYHIPMSLPNLSQLQYEVPPSETRLTETIYLAGDQQINGSLNAAMLAGESAALGVLENLEGLFK; encoded by the coding sequence ATGAATATACAGGATTATAAAATACATATTGTTGGTGCCGGTGTTAGCGGATTAATAGCTGCGACTGTTTTAGAAAAAAACGGATTTTCTCCCATAATTCTTGAAGCAACAGAAAGAGCAGGAGGTAGGGTAAAAACGGATATTATAAACGGTTATCAATTAGACCAAGGGTTTCAAGTGCTACTTACGGCTTATCCTGCCGCTCAAAAATATCTAAATTTCCAATCTTTGGAGCTACAACGCTTTTTACCTGGTGCGGCAATTTTAAAGCATACAAAACAACACGTTATAGGCGACCCGCTTAGAGATATAAGCCTCGTATTCTCAACACTATTCGCAAATATTGGTACCGTTGCTGATAAATTGAAAATTTTACGATTAAATACAAAACTTAAAAATAAATCCCTTTCAGATATTTTTACCACCAAGGAGCAATCCACCATTTCTTACTTAACGAATTTTGGCTTTTCAGCTGATATGATAAATGACTTTTTTAAACCTTTCTTCAGTGGAATTTTTCTTGAAGACCAACTACAAACATCTAGTAGAATGTTCGAGTTTGTTTATAAAATGTTCGGCGAAGGTGATGCGGCAGTACCAAAAGGAGGGATGGAAGAAATTCCAAAGCAATTAATCCGTCAGCTACAAAACACTTCTATACACTACAATACCGCAGTAGCTTCCATAAGCGAAAAAGAAATTTTGCTTGCTAATGGAACTACATTAGAAAGTGATTTTACGATCGTTGCTACTGAACCTAGTCAACTAATACGAAATCTAAAGAATCAAGCTACGGAATGGCATAGTTGCGACACCTTATATTTTGAAACCGAAAACAGAAAAATCAATAAAAAATTAATCGGACTTCTTCCAGAAACCAATTCGTTAATCAATAACATTTTTTACCCCACAAGTCTTGAAACCATGGTAAGCGGCGGTAAGGAATTACTTTCCGTAACGGTAGTTAACAATAAAGGGTTAACTGGAAAAGAGCTTGTAAAAAGCGTTCAAAAAGAATTAAGTGAATACTGTGGCATTACCTCCCGTACATTTATAAAACATTACCATATTCCCATGTCTTTACCAAACTTGAGCCAACTGCAATACGAGGTACCGCCTTCTGAAACACGCTTGACCGAAACAATTTATTTAGCCGGGGATCAACAGATAAACGGCTCTTTAAATGCCGCAATGCTAGCGGGCGAAAGTGCTGCGCTAGGAGTGTTGGAAAACTTAGAAGGTTTGTTTAAATAA